A genomic stretch from Pontibacter liquoris includes:
- the rpsL gene encoding 30S ribosomal protein S12, translating into MPTIQQLVRKGREKLTSKSKSPALDSCPQRRGVCTRVYTTTPKKPNSAMRKVARVRLTNGKEVNAYIPGEGHNLQEHSIVLIRGGRVKDLPGVRYHIVRGALDTAGVSGRLQSRSKYGAKRPKPGQPAAAAGKGKKK; encoded by the coding sequence ATGCCTACTATACAGCAATTAGTAAGAAAGGGTAGAGAGAAACTGACTTCAAAGTCAAAATCTCCTGCGCTAGATTCATGCCCACAGCGCCGTGGTGTATGTACGAGGGTATATACTACTACGCCTAAGAAGCCAAACTCTGCCATGCGTAAAGTTGCCAGAGTTAGACTTACAAATGGTAAAGAAGTAAACGCCTATATCCCTGGTGAAGGTCACAACCTTCAGGAGCACTCGATTGTGCTGATCAGAGGTGGTAGAGTGAAAGATTTACCAGGTGTACGTTACCATATCGTACGTGGTGCCCTTGATACCGCAGGTGTTAGCGGACGTCTTCAGTCACGTTCCAAGTATGGCGCGAAGCGACCGAAACCAGGCCAGCCAGCAGCAGCTGCAGGTAAAGGAAAAAAGAAATAA
- the fusA gene encoding elongation factor G, with product MARDLRFTRNIGIAAHIDAGKTTTTERILYYTGKSHKLGEVHDGAATTDWMEQEQERGITITSAAVTVDWKYRNQDYHINIIDTPGHVDFTVEVNRSLRVLDGLVFLFSAVDGVEPQSETNWRLADNYKVARIGFVNKMDRSGADFLAVCKQVREMLGSNAVALQLPIGAEDNFEGVVDLVNFRGIKWNEHDKGMTFTEVPIPDDMLEEAEEYREKLLEAVADYDERLMEKYFDDPNSITEDEILAALRAATIDMAIVPMVCGSSFKNKGVQTMLDYVMALIPSPMDKESIKGTNPDTGEEISRKPDVKDPFAGLAFKIATDPYVGRLCFVRAYSGILESGSYVYNTRSNNKERISRIFQMHANKQNQIERLEAGDIGAVVGFKDIKTGDTLCDQNAKIVLESMEFPEPVIGYAIEPKTQADSDKMGMAIAKLIEEDPTLQVNTDEETGQTILRGMGELHLEIIIDRMKREFKVELNQGAPQVAYKETITKTVEHREVFKKQSGGRGKFADIVFNMGPREDGKQGLEFVNAIVGGIIPKEFIPAVQKGFEEAMKNGILAGFPLDSMKVRLFHGSFHDVDSDSLSFELAARQGFKEAGKQCAPKLLEPIMSVDVVTPDEYTGPVTGDLNRRRGIMKGMDTKGTATVVKADVPLSELFGYVTDLRTITSGRATASLTFSHYEQVPQNLADAIIAKIKGTAAK from the coding sequence ATGGCAAGAGATTTAAGATTTACAAGAAATATAGGTATAGCGGCTCACATCGATGCGGGTAAAACCACAACGACAGAGCGTATCCTTTACTACACGGGCAAATCCCACAAGCTGGGCGAAGTTCATGATGGTGCAGCTACTACCGACTGGATGGAGCAAGAGCAGGAGAGAGGTATCACCATTACTTCTGCTGCCGTTACAGTAGACTGGAAATACAGAAATCAGGATTACCATATCAACATCATTGATACCCCAGGTCACGTTGACTTTACCGTAGAGGTAAACCGTTCCCTGCGTGTATTAGATGGCCTGGTGTTCTTGTTTAGTGCAGTTGATGGCGTTGAGCCACAGTCTGAGACTAACTGGAGACTAGCTGACAACTACAAAGTTGCCCGTATTGGTTTCGTTAATAAAATGGACCGTTCTGGCGCAGACTTCTTAGCGGTTTGTAAGCAAGTACGAGAGATGCTGGGTAGCAATGCCGTTGCCTTGCAGCTTCCGATTGGCGCAGAAGATAACTTTGAAGGTGTGGTTGACTTAGTAAACTTCAGAGGTATCAAATGGAATGAGCACGATAAAGGCATGACCTTTACCGAAGTTCCAATTCCAGATGATATGTTGGAGGAAGCAGAAGAGTACAGAGAGAAACTTCTGGAAGCTGTGGCAGATTATGACGAAAGATTGATGGAGAAATACTTCGACGATCCTAATTCTATCACAGAAGATGAGATATTAGCTGCTCTTCGTGCTGCAACCATTGACATGGCCATTGTACCGATGGTGTGTGGTTCTTCTTTCAAGAACAAGGGAGTTCAAACTATGTTGGACTATGTGATGGCGCTTATCCCTTCACCAATGGATAAGGAAAGCATCAAAGGTACCAACCCTGATACAGGCGAAGAAATAAGCCGTAAGCCGGACGTAAAAGATCCGTTTGCAGGTCTGGCGTTCAAAATTGCAACAGACCCTTACGTAGGACGTTTGTGCTTCGTACGCGCTTACTCAGGCATTCTGGAGTCCGGTTCGTATGTATACAACACGCGTTCGAACAACAAAGAGCGTATCTCCCGTATCTTCCAGATGCACGCCAACAAGCAGAACCAGATCGAAAGACTGGAAGCTGGCGACATTGGCGCGGTAGTAGGTTTCAAAGACATCAAAACAGGTGACACCCTTTGTGATCAAAACGCGAAAATTGTTTTGGAATCAATGGAGTTCCCTGAGCCAGTAATTGGCTATGCTATTGAGCCGAAGACGCAGGCAGACTCTGATAAAATGGGTATGGCAATTGCTAAACTCATCGAAGAAGATCCAACCCTGCAGGTGAACACAGATGAAGAAACCGGCCAGACGATCCTAAGAGGTATGGGCGAGCTTCACCTGGAGATCATCATCGACCGTATGAAGCGTGAATTCAAGGTTGAATTGAACCAGGGTGCACCACAGGTAGCTTACAAAGAAACGATTACTAAGACAGTTGAACACCGCGAAGTGTTCAAGAAGCAGTCAGGTGGTCGTGGTAAGTTTGCCGACATCGTGTTCAATATGGGACCACGTGAAGATGGCAAGCAAGGGCTGGAGTTCGTGAATGCGATTGTAGGTGGTATTATTCCAAAGGAATTTATCCCGGCTGTTCAGAAAGGTTTCGAAGAAGCCATGAAGAATGGTATCCTGGCAGGCTTCCCGCTCGACTCCATGAAAGTACGCCTGTTCCATGGCTCTTTCCACGACGTTGACTCTGATTCGCTTTCCTTCGAACTTGCTGCACGTCAGGGCTTCAAAGAAGCTGGTAAGCAGTGCGCACCAAAGCTTCTGGAGCCAATCATGTCTGTAGACGTTGTTACGCCGGATGAGTATACCGGACCGGTAACAGGTGACCTGAACAGAAGAAGAGGTATCATGAAAGGTATGGACACCAAAGGAACAGCAACCGTAGTAAAGGCCGATGTGCCACTTTCGGAACTGTTCGGTTACGTAACCGATCTTCGTACCATTACTTCTGGTAGAGCTACTGCTTCGTTAACCTTCTCTCATTATGAGCAGGTGCCTCAAAACCTGGCAGATGCGATCATTGCAAAAATTAAAGGAACTGCAGCTAAATAG
- the rplD gene encoding 50S ribosomal protein L4, with product MELSVFNIKGEDTGRKVTLSDAIFGVEPNEHAMYLDVKQYLANQRQGTHKSKERNEVAGSTKKIKKQKGTGGARAGSLKSPVFVGGGRVFGPKPRNYSFKLNKKLKAVARLSALSLLARDNKVALLESFSLETPKTKEFKGILNNLQSTGKTLMVLPAVDKNIVLSGRNLPKLKITTASDVNTYDLLNTQKLLLVEESVNVLENLLSAK from the coding sequence ATGGAGCTTTCTGTATTCAATATCAAAGGTGAAGATACAGGTAGAAAGGTGACGCTTTCAGATGCGATCTTTGGTGTAGAGCCGAACGAGCATGCCATGTATCTTGACGTGAAGCAGTATCTGGCTAATCAGAGACAAGGTACGCACAAGTCAAAAGAAAGAAACGAAGTAGCCGGATCTACTAAAAAGATTAAAAAGCAGAAAGGTACAGGCGGCGCCCGTGCTGGCAGCTTAAAATCTCCTGTATTTGTTGGCGGTGGTCGTGTATTTGGTCCTAAGCCAAGAAACTACAGCTTCAAGCTGAACAAAAAACTGAAAGCAGTAGCCCGTTTATCTGCTCTTTCTTTGTTAGCGCGTGATAACAAAGTGGCTCTGCTGGAGTCGTTCTCTTTGGAAACGCCTAAGACAAAAGAGTTCAAAGGCATCCTGAACAACTTGCAGTCAACAGGCAAGACCCTGATGGTATTACCTGCAGTAGATAAGAACATCGTGCTTTCAGGAAGAAACCTTCCGAAGTTAAAAATCACGACTGCTTCTGATGTCAATACTTATGACCTGCTGAACACGCAGAAGCTTCTGCTGGTTGAGGAGTCAGTTAATGTTTTAGAAAACCTCTTAAGCGCTAAATAA
- the rpsG gene encoding 30S ribosomal protein S7, with protein sequence MRKAKPKSRILLPDPKYKETLVTRFVNYMMEDGKKSVAYGIFYDAVELVESRTKENGLETWKKALNNIMPSVEVKSRRVGGATFQVPTEVRPDRRVSLGIKWMISYARKRGEKTMKDRLAGEIIAAAKGEGAAVKKKDDTHRMAEANKAFSHFRF encoded by the coding sequence ATGAGAAAAGCAAAGCCTAAAAGTAGAATACTCCTTCCTGATCCAAAATACAAAGAGACATTGGTAACACGTTTCGTTAACTACATGATGGAAGACGGAAAGAAAAGTGTTGCTTATGGTATCTTCTATGATGCTGTAGAATTAGTAGAGTCAAGAACAAAAGAAAACGGACTGGAAACCTGGAAGAAGGCATTGAATAACATCATGCCAAGCGTAGAGGTGAAAAGCCGTAGAGTAGGAGGAGCTACATTCCAAGTGCCGACTGAGGTTCGTCCGGACCGCAGAGTATCTCTGGGTATTAAGTGGATGATTTCTTATGCGCGTAAGCGTGGTGAGAAAACAATGAAAGATAGATTGGCAGGCGAAATTATCGCGGCTGCAAAAGGTGAAGGGGCTGCCGTTAAGAAAAAAGACGACACCCACAGAATGGCAGAAGCAAACAAAGCCTTCTCACACTTTAGATTCTAG
- the rplC gene encoding 50S ribosomal protein L3, whose amino-acid sequence MPGIIGKKIGMTSLFTADGKYTPVTLIQAGPCVVTQVKTVETDGYAAVQIGYGEKKLKRTTKAEAGHFQKANTSPKKKVAEFDVEGASFNLGDTVDATLFEEGEFIDVVGTSKGKGFQGVVKRHNFAGVGGQTHGQHNRARHPGSIGACSWPSRVFKGMRMAGRMGGNRVKVQNLTVLRVVADKNLLVVSGSVPGAKNSYVLIEK is encoded by the coding sequence ATGCCTGGAATTATCGGTAAAAAAATCGGAATGACAAGCCTCTTCACAGCAGATGGTAAATACACACCCGTTACGCTTATCCAAGCCGGCCCATGTGTAGTTACTCAGGTGAAGACAGTCGAAACTGATGGCTATGCAGCTGTGCAGATTGGCTATGGCGAGAAAAAGCTTAAGAGAACGACTAAAGCGGAAGCGGGTCACTTTCAGAAAGCAAACACTTCTCCAAAGAAGAAAGTAGCGGAGTTTGATGTTGAAGGAGCTTCTTTCAACCTGGGCGACACAGTAGACGCTACTCTTTTTGAAGAGGGTGAGTTTATTGATGTTGTTGGTACATCAAAAGGTAAAGGTTTTCAGGGTGTAGTAAAGCGTCACAACTTTGCTGGTGTTGGTGGTCAGACCCACGGTCAGCATAACCGCGCAAGACACCCTGGTTCAATTGGTGCCTGCTCCTGGCCTTCCCGCGTGTTCAAAGGTATGCGCATGGCCGGCAGAATGGGTGGCAACAGAGTGAAGGTACAAAACCTGACTGTTCTACGCGTTGTGGCAGACAAAAACCTATTAGTTGTTAGTGGCTCTGTACCAGGTGCCAAGAATTCTTACGTGTTAATTGAGAAATAA
- the rpsJ gene encoding 30S ribosomal protein S10 translates to MNQKIRIKLKSYDHNLVDKSSEKIVKAVKATGAIVSGPIPLPTEKDKFTVLRSPHVNKKSREQFQLCTYKRLVDIYSTSSKTVDALMKLELPSGVDVEIKV, encoded by the coding sequence ATGAATCAGAAAATCAGAATAAAATTAAAGTCTTACGACCATAACCTGGTAGACAAGTCTTCTGAGAAGATTGTAAAAGCTGTAAAAGCTACCGGTGCCATCGTAAGTGGACCAATTCCGCTTCCAACTGAGAAAGATAAGTTTACTGTGTTGCGTTCGCCACACGTAAACAAAAAATCGCGTGAGCAGTTCCAGCTTTGCACTTACAAGAGATTGGTAGATATTTACTCTACCAGCTCTAAAACAGTAGACGCCCTGATGAAGCTTGAGCTTCCGAGCGGTGTGGATGTAGAGATCAAAGTTTGA